One stretch of Streptomyces sp. NBC_01363 DNA includes these proteins:
- a CDS encoding STAS domain-containing protein codes for MDLSLSTRNVSGPGGDRTVVEVGGEIDVYTAPKLREQLVELVNDGSYHLVVDMEGVDFLDSTGLGVLVGGLKRVRAHEGSLRLVCNQERILKIFRITGLTKVFPIHTTVDEAVAATD; via the coding sequence GTGGACCTGTCCTTGTCGACTCGCAATGTGTCCGGCCCTGGTGGCGACCGTACGGTCGTCGAGGTCGGTGGCGAGATTGATGTGTATACCGCGCCCAAGCTGCGCGAGCAGTTGGTCGAGTTGGTGAATGACGGCAGCTACCACCTGGTTGTCGACATGGAAGGCGTCGACTTCCTCGACTCCACCGGCCTCGGCGTGCTCGTGGGCGGCCTGAAGCGTGTCCGGGCCCATGAGGGCTCGCTGCGCCTGGTCTGCAACCAGGAGCGCATTCTCAAGATCTTCCGGATCACTGGTCTGACCAAGGTGTTCCCGATTCACACCACGGTCGACGAGGCCGTTGCGGCCACCGACTGA